In Erigeron canadensis isolate Cc75 chromosome 1, C_canadensis_v1, whole genome shotgun sequence, a single window of DNA contains:
- the LOC122610745 gene encoding monothiol glutaredoxin-S2-like, with amino-acid sequence MDMVTRMVSERPVVIFSRSSCSMSHTIKTLLLEFGVNPAVYELDEISKGREIEQALLRLGRNPIVPAVFIGGQFVGGANEIIGLHLQRSLQPMLKNAGALWV; translated from the coding sequence ATGGATATGGTGACGAGAATGGTGTCTGAGAGACCGGTGGTCATATTCAGTAGAAGTTCGTGTTCTATGTCTCACACGATAAAGACACTCCTATTGGAATTTGGAGTAAACCCAGCGGTGTATGAGCTAGACGAGATCTCCAAGGGCCGGGAGATTGAGCAAGCCCTGTTGAGGCTGGGACGAAATCCTATCGTCCCAGCTGTGTTCATAGGAGGTCAATTTGTGGGTGGAGCTAATGAGATTATTGGCCTTCACCTTCAACGGTCTTTACAACCAATGCTAAAGAATGCCGGAGCACTATGGGTCTGA